One window from the genome of Candidatus Lernaella stagnicola encodes:
- a CDS encoding serine/threonine-protein kinase translates to MTPHPPTHFGAYKLRRKLADGGMGQLFLAQREMADGLVMECVVKTIRPSLAPDPRYAEMFLREARISACLRHQNIVQIFDCGRDEAGTLFLVMEYVAGRNLQEIFDRTFAMGQRLSAVEALRLAVEILKGLEHAHDRCDENGTPLGIVHRDLTPNNILISNAGEVKIADFGIAKVAFGDTTERHDLRGKFHYMAPEQIEGRNIDARADLFLVGIVLYEALTGVKPFEADSIRTLLGRITRGEYRDATELVDLPERLGGFLRRALQRDAAVRFQSAREMLAAAERILLDIGSGTSSVTRDVYVRLFGATDAAEVGEPYKDGPIETRTVHHKPTPVFTRRWWVAGVVIAAAIVGLSLMAWWPPGAPDLVPEEAPTVADVPVAPTTEPPTTPATEPPATAKHSSTVAAAVPVSADPGRVIIGDLMPYARVYVDGAYYDDTPTGAISLQPGVHEIKLVNPNLKKTSTVQVKIEPGKTRPIYIWP, encoded by the coding sequence ATGACGCCGCACCCGCCAACTCATTTCGGAGCGTACAAGCTGCGGCGCAAGCTCGCCGATGGCGGCATGGGCCAACTCTTTTTGGCGCAGCGTGAGATGGCGGACGGCTTGGTCATGGAATGCGTGGTCAAAACGATTCGCCCGAGCCTGGCGCCGGATCCACGATACGCCGAAATGTTTTTGCGGGAAGCCAGAATATCGGCCTGCCTACGGCACCAAAACATCGTCCAAATATTTGACTGCGGCCGCGACGAAGCGGGCACCCTGTTTCTGGTCATGGAATACGTCGCCGGGCGTAATTTACAGGAAATATTCGATCGCACGTTCGCGATGGGGCAACGCCTCTCGGCGGTCGAAGCTCTGCGATTGGCCGTAGAAATACTAAAAGGGTTGGAGCACGCGCACGACCGGTGCGATGAAAACGGCACGCCTCTTGGAATCGTTCACCGGGACCTGACGCCGAACAACATCCTGATTTCCAACGCCGGCGAAGTGAAGATCGCGGATTTCGGTATCGCCAAAGTGGCCTTCGGTGACACAACGGAGCGCCACGACCTGCGCGGCAAGTTTCACTACATGGCGCCCGAGCAAATCGAGGGACGCAACATCGACGCCCGCGCAGATTTGTTCTTGGTGGGGATCGTGCTTTACGAGGCGCTGACAGGTGTCAAACCTTTCGAGGCCGATTCAATTCGCACCTTGCTGGGTCGCATCACCCGCGGTGAATATCGTGACGCGACTGAACTGGTGGACCTCCCCGAGCGTTTGGGCGGTTTTTTGCGGCGCGCGCTGCAACGTGACGCGGCGGTGCGTTTTCAGTCGGCGCGCGAGATGCTTGCCGCAGCCGAGCGCATCCTGTTGGATATCGGGTCGGGAACCAGCTCGGTAACGCGCGACGTGTACGTTCGCCTTTTCGGCGCGACGGACGCGGCCGAGGTTGGTGAGCCTTACAAGGACGGCCCCATCGAAACGCGAACCGTCCATCACAAGCCGACCCCCGTTTTCACGCGACGATGGTGGGTGGCAGGTGTCGTGATCGCCGCGGCGATCGTGGGCCTGTCGTTGATGGCGTGGTGGCCGCCCGGCGCGCCGGACCTCGTGCCGGAAGAAGCGCCGACCGTAGCCGACGTACCGGTTGCGCCGACGACGGAACCGCCGACGACGCCGGCAACCGAACCGCCCGCTACGGCCAAACATTCGTCTACCGTGGCGGCGGCGGTACCGGTTAGCGCCGATCCGGGTCGCGTTATCATCGGCGATTTGATGCCTTACGCCCGGGTATACGTCGACGGCGCGTACTACGACGATACGCCGACCGGTGCGATATCGTTGCAACCGGGCGTCCATGAGATCAAATTGGTCAATCCGAATCTTAAAAAGACATCCACGGTCCAGGTGAAGATCGAGCCCGGCAAAACCCGCCCCATCTACATCTGGCCGTGA
- a CDS encoding sigma 54-interacting transcriptional regulator: MALLIITKASGSEQCVPLVNDTLVIGREPACDVILSDTSVSRRHAVIARREGHLWLEDLGSKNGTLLDGRPVDRIELTTDAAIEFGDVHAMFALADNARDAVDQPVREETIVGRRGNHQVNSVDLGFLTELAEAAATREDPRDMAETVMAVIQRQLNCENVYLGLCDAQSGDIRRHFQRRAPEVRDDFAYSQAIVDKAIAQRAAVLVRDAADSRHWRRRESVLSGGIRSVLCVPLIAAGRVEGVLYADTRSHVREFTGEDLALAGAVAPLLGAIFRNLQAVRALRNHRDGPGAALNDAQLIGRHEAITEVRRTLAKFASKGDAPVLIEGESGTGKELAARTVHQLSDRAAKPFLEVNCAAVPRELMESELFGHVKGAFTSAVGNRRGLFELASGGTLLLDELGELPFELQAKLLRVLETGSFRPIGAEAGKRVNVRIVAATNRNLHQMVEDGSFRRDLYFRLNVLFIRLPALREHPEDIPELAGHFLKLLSDKISTRVTGFDEAAMAKLVAHPWPGNGRELKNVIERALYACEGRTIQTEDLVGLTDGASGPTAEQATPADRIAALENELRDAERDRIREALERHRWNRTQAAKELGISRKTLIAKIKLFDLR, translated from the coding sequence ATGGCCTTGCTGATTATCACCAAGGCGAGCGGGAGCGAACAGTGCGTACCCTTGGTGAACGACACGCTGGTGATCGGTCGTGAACCGGCGTGCGATGTGATCTTGTCCGACACCAGCGTCTCGCGTCGACATGCGGTGATTGCGCGGCGCGAAGGGCATTTGTGGCTCGAAGATCTGGGCAGTAAAAACGGCACATTGTTGGACGGACGACCCGTCGACCGTATTGAATTGACGACCGATGCAGCGATCGAATTCGGCGACGTCCACGCAATGTTCGCCCTCGCCGACAACGCCCGCGACGCCGTGGATCAACCCGTCCGAGAGGAAACTATCGTCGGCCGGCGCGGCAATCACCAAGTGAACTCGGTCGACTTGGGCTTCCTAACCGAATTAGCTGAGGCGGCGGCTACGCGCGAGGATCCCCGCGACATGGCCGAGACCGTCATGGCCGTAATTCAAAGGCAGCTAAATTGCGAGAATGTCTACCTGGGTTTGTGTGACGCGCAATCCGGCGATATTCGACGCCACTTCCAACGGCGCGCTCCGGAAGTGCGCGACGATTTTGCCTACTCCCAAGCGATTGTCGATAAAGCCATCGCGCAGCGGGCAGCGGTGCTGGTGCGCGACGCCGCCGACAGTCGCCATTGGCGCCGGCGAGAAAGCGTGCTGAGCGGCGGCATTCGATCGGTGCTTTGCGTACCCTTGATTGCCGCGGGCAGGGTGGAGGGCGTGCTGTACGCCGACACCCGCAGTCACGTTCGCGAATTCACCGGTGAGGATTTGGCTTTGGCCGGCGCGGTTGCGCCCTTGTTGGGGGCGATATTCCGCAACTTGCAGGCGGTTCGCGCATTGCGGAATCACCGCGACGGGCCTGGCGCTGCGTTGAACGACGCACAACTGATTGGCCGTCACGAGGCGATCACCGAGGTCCGTCGCACGTTGGCGAAATTCGCATCCAAGGGAGACGCGCCGGTGTTGATCGAAGGAGAAAGCGGCACCGGCAAAGAGTTGGCGGCGCGCACGGTCCACCAGCTTTCGGACCGAGCGGCGAAACCCTTTTTAGAAGTGAATTGCGCGGCTGTTCCAAGGGAGTTGATGGAAAGCGAATTGTTCGGCCACGTCAAAGGCGCATTCACCTCCGCCGTGGGTAACCGCCGGGGCTTATTCGAATTGGCGTCGGGAGGCACGTTGCTGCTCGACGAACTGGGCGAGCTGCCCTTCGAACTGCAAGCCAAATTGCTGCGCGTGCTTGAAACCGGATCGTTTCGACCGATCGGCGCCGAGGCAGGCAAGCGCGTCAACGTGCGCATCGTTGCAGCCACGAATCGCAATCTGCATCAGATGGTCGAGGACGGGTCGTTCCGCCGCGACCTGTATTTTCGACTCAACGTCCTTTTCATTCGCCTGCCGGCGCTGCGCGAACATCCGGAAGACATTCCCGAATTGGCCGGCCACTTCCTCAAATTGTTGAGCGACAAAATCTCCACCCGCGTTACCGGGTTCGACGAAGCCGCGATGGCGAAGCTCGTCGCACACCCTTGGCCCGGTAACGGGCGCGAGCTTAAAAACGTCATTGAACGCGCGTTATACGCCTGCGAAGGGCGGACGATTCAAACCGAAGATCTCGTCGGCCTGACCGACGGCGCTTCGGGGCCCACAGCGGAGCAGGCCACGCCGGCGGACCGCATTGCCGCATTGGAAAACGAATTGCGCGACGCCGAAAGGGACCGGATACGCGAAGCGCTCGAGCGGCACCGGTGGAACCGAACCCAAGCCGCGAAGGAACTGGGGATTTCGCGCAAGACGTTGATCGCCAAAATCAAACTATTCGACTTGCGGTAA
- a CDS encoding PadR family transcriptional regulator, whose product MSIKYAILGLLQFKEMHGYRIKKLIERDFGFMWTVNYGQIYPALKSMLEDKWVTMSVEAKSNSPDRKLYSITEKGRQEFLSWLGAEPERRLFVRDPFLLRFTFFDLGDKVRALEMIDGQIEFYETQLALRKAFTAERQRRDIYVRLATELGIRFNEMFLDWLRHARGEIEQHGDARTLRAVNLDGD is encoded by the coding sequence ATGTCGATCAAGTACGCGATATTGGGGCTGCTGCAATTCAAGGAAATGCACGGGTACCGCATCAAGAAACTCATCGAGCGCGACTTCGGTTTCATGTGGACCGTCAATTACGGCCAGATCTACCCCGCCCTCAAAAGCATGCTCGAAGATAAATGGGTCACGATGTCGGTCGAGGCCAAGTCCAACTCACCCGACCGCAAACTGTATTCGATCACCGAAAAAGGCCGGCAGGAATTCTTGTCGTGGCTTGGCGCCGAACCCGAGCGACGGCTGTTCGTACGCGATCCCTTCTTGCTGCGCTTTACGTTTTTCGACTTAGGCGACAAAGTCCGCGCGCTGGAGATGATCGACGGGCAAATCGAGTTCTACGAAACGCAACTGGCGCTCCGAAAAGCCTTCACCGCCGAACGGCAGCGACGCGACATCTACGTCCGGCTCGCCACCGAACTGGGCATCCGCTTCAACGAGATGTTCCTGGATTGGCTGCGGCACGCGCGCGGCGAGATCGAACAACACGGCGACGCCCGCACCTTGCGCGCCGTCAACCTCGACGGAGATTGA
- a CDS encoding NAD(P)-dependent oxidoreductase, with product MDYPGITLVTGAAGFMGRYVVAHLAALGGRVRATARPKKDTSFFDRLGVEFVPADLTKPETLPHLFEGGVDRMFHLGAICNFSTPYEKLRPTNVVGVERITQLALDAKVKCYVHVGSTSVYGPYRGVPFVENASRQPQDNYGRSKRDGEDVVWKRIKQGLPGIITRPCTVYGPGCNDGAGKAFSRPTSIAAIPGNGRQRLSNVRAEDVAAAVEHLSRCQDAFGRAFNIGDGCYPTLGEALTLAAETFGEKSPTLHLPVPLVKVMARIDGAVAAVRGKIPDLEYDAVAYLDRDYVVDVSALSATGFEPQYPDFGASMRQIGQWWREQGVQG from the coding sequence ATGGATTACCCGGGCATCACCTTGGTCACCGGCGCGGCGGGTTTCATGGGGCGGTACGTCGTCGCGCATCTGGCTGCCCTGGGCGGGCGCGTACGGGCCACCGCCCGGCCCAAAAAGGACACCTCGTTTTTCGACCGGTTGGGCGTCGAATTCGTGCCCGCCGACCTGACCAAGCCCGAAACCCTGCCCCACCTTTTCGAGGGCGGCGTGGACCGCATGTTTCATCTCGGCGCGATCTGTAATTTTTCCACGCCCTACGAAAAGCTGCGCCCGACCAACGTCGTGGGCGTCGAACGCATCACCCAATTGGCGCTGGACGCCAAGGTTAAATGCTACGTGCACGTCGGCTCCACCAGCGTCTACGGCCCGTATCGCGGTGTACCCTTTGTGGAGAACGCTTCACGCCAACCGCAGGACAATTACGGCCGCAGCAAGCGCGACGGCGAAGACGTCGTCTGGAAGCGGATCAAACAAGGTTTGCCGGGGATCATCACGCGGCCGTGCACGGTGTACGGTCCCGGCTGCAACGACGGGGCGGGCAAGGCGTTTTCGCGGCCCACGTCGATCGCGGCGATCCCGGGCAACGGGCGGCAACGGTTGTCGAACGTGCGGGCCGAGGATGTGGCCGCCGCGGTCGAACATCTCTCGCGCTGCCAAGACGCTTTCGGGCGGGCCTTCAACATCGGCGACGGCTGCTACCCGACGCTGGGCGAGGCGCTTACGTTGGCCGCCGAGACCTTCGGCGAAAAGTCGCCTACACTTCACCTGCCGGTGCCGTTGGTCAAGGTGATGGCCAGGATCGATGGTGCCGTGGCGGCGGTGCGGGGGAAGATCCCGGATTTGGAATACGACGCGGTGGCTTATCTCGACCGCGATTACGTAGTGGATGTGTCGGCATTGTCGGCCACGGGCTTCGAGCCGCAATACCCGGATTTTGGCGCGTCGATGCGGCAGATCGGGCAGTGGTGGCGCGAGCAAGGTGTGCAAGGGTGA
- a CDS encoding SDR family NAD(P)-dependent oxidoreductase, whose protein sequence is MQVVVITGIAQGMGRETAKLLAADGYSIAGFDIDAEGIESLRAELPGDSLLATLDVTDLGGIATFRDQVLEKFGHVDTVLSNVGIGFFGPFEEVDLAKAAKCLEINVIGTAAVFQAFVPHMRERRAGKLVAISSLVGQIPFPFESIYSASKFAVEGLVLSMRLELAPFGIKTALIQPAQVSTSFAAKIHTLPAEDSPYYDRVRRFINKDEELIKTAPTPEAAAKAIAAVVKNPNPSLHNQIDFKSAFFMRINRVLPTRVRDMILLGTMDIN, encoded by the coding sequence ATGCAGGTGGTTGTGATCACGGGCATCGCTCAGGGTATGGGTCGCGAGACGGCAAAACTGTTGGCCGCCGACGGATATTCGATCGCCGGTTTCGATATCGACGCCGAGGGAATCGAGTCATTGCGCGCCGAACTGCCGGGCGACTCTTTATTGGCGACGCTCGACGTAACCGATTTGGGCGGCATCGCCACATTCCGCGACCAAGTCCTGGAAAAATTCGGCCACGTCGACACCGTGCTTTCCAACGTCGGCATCGGCTTTTTCGGCCCCTTTGAAGAAGTGGATTTGGCCAAGGCCGCCAAGTGCCTTGAGATCAACGTCATCGGCACAGCCGCAGTGTTCCAAGCCTTCGTGCCGCACATGCGCGAGCGCCGCGCCGGCAAGCTGGTCGCGATTTCGTCACTCGTCGGGCAGATCCCCTTCCCCTTCGAATCGATCTACTCGGCCAGCAAGTTCGCCGTCGAGGGGTTGGTCCTTTCGATGCGCCTGGAACTGGCGCCCTTCGGCATCAAGACCGCGCTGATTCAACCCGCGCAGGTTTCCACGAGTTTCGCGGCCAAGATTCACACGCTCCCGGCCGAGGATTCCCCTTACTACGATCGCGTCCGCCGCTTCATCAACAAGGATGAAGAGCTGATCAAAACCGCGCCGACGCCCGAGGCCGCGGCCAAGGCCATCGCGGCTGTTGTGAAGAACCCGAACCCGAGTCTGCACAACCAAATCGACTTTAAGAGCGCGTTCTTCATGCGGATAAACCGTGTCTTGCCGACCCGGGTGCGCGATATGATCCTGCTCGGCACGATGGATATCAATTAG
- a CDS encoding formate C-acetyltransferase/glycerol dehydratase family glycyl radical enzyme: MPAIALARGSARVHRLRQRIIDAPREVCVERARYLTESMKQHWREPALTRMSKAFAHILENISVTIRDDELIVGCRTSKLKGGPLFPENKIGWIENDVETFNDRELQRVLITPEQQRELREDILPFWRGKTVQDRFEQLAPPDVLEDMDKYIFTMILEITYGVGHFTMDYERVLALGLSGVIDRAEQRLQDLPADERDGNKGLFYQAMIRSCQAVVRFANRYADHAEQLAAAETDANRAAELQTIARVCRRVPEHPPQTFHEAVQAAYFVHLVAQIESGGNSISPGRIDQFLNPYYRRNADAGTITPDHAEELLSLLFLKTNEIWNILEEAFIPGGEGTEGKTTQNVVVGGVGPDGRDATNELSTIGLDAYAAVQTVQPNFGVRFAPDTPADFVRRVVRYAKDGVLLHLFNDPVIIDSLQEAGHTTADARNYGVVGCLEPNAQGKTFGSTFAVQFSGIKCLELALSNGVDNIFGYASGPETGDPADFTSFEDVWTAYRAQSAHFMKQMVCGMAALDQAVAELAPSPFASAMIDGPLEKGLDVTRGGAVYNSTGVELIGFSNVVDSLYAIKKAVFEDGVLSPADLVEHLAEDWDDAEEMRAYLAHKIPKFGNDHDAVDAMGALVVEHFCDEVLAHENFRGGHFWPGIFSVGFHVAMGAFAGASPDGRHAGDILGNGLSPSNGRAIKGPTAVFNSVVKLPLERVHNGVNLNMRFHGDRLKAETLQSLVQTYFARGGVQVQFNMVDSDVLRSAQDSPDEYRDLVVRVSGYSALFTGMSRIAQDEIIARSEYEA, encoded by the coding sequence ATGCCCGCAATTGCCCTAGCCCGAGGCTCAGCCCGTGTTCACCGCCTGCGTCAACGGATCATCGACGCCCCGCGCGAAGTGTGCGTCGAGCGGGCTCGCTACCTGACCGAATCGATGAAACAACATTGGCGCGAACCCGCCCTGACACGCATGAGCAAGGCGTTCGCGCACATTCTGGAGAACATCAGCGTCACCATCCGCGATGACGAATTGATCGTCGGCTGCCGCACCAGCAAACTCAAAGGCGGGCCGCTGTTTCCCGAAAACAAAATCGGGTGGATCGAAAACGACGTCGAGACCTTCAACGACCGCGAGTTGCAGCGCGTCCTGATCACGCCCGAACAACAACGCGAACTGCGTGAGGACATCCTGCCGTTCTGGCGCGGCAAAACCGTGCAAGACCGCTTCGAGCAGTTGGCGCCGCCCGACGTGCTCGAGGACATGGACAAGTACATCTTCACCATGATCCTCGAAATCACCTACGGCGTCGGGCACTTCACGATGGATTACGAACGCGTGCTGGCGCTCGGGTTGTCGGGCGTCATCGACCGGGCCGAGCAACGCCTGCAGGACCTGCCCGCCGATGAACGCGACGGCAACAAAGGTCTCTTTTACCAGGCGATGATTCGATCCTGCCAAGCCGTGGTGCGCTTTGCCAATCGCTACGCCGACCACGCCGAGCAGTTGGCCGCCGCCGAAACCGACGCGAACCGCGCCGCCGAGTTGCAAACCATCGCGCGCGTATGCCGCCGCGTACCGGAGCACCCGCCGCAAACCTTTCACGAGGCCGTGCAGGCAGCTTATTTCGTGCACCTGGTGGCGCAAATCGAGTCGGGCGGTAACTCGATTTCCCCGGGGCGGATCGACCAGTTCCTGAATCCCTACTACCGCCGCAACGCCGATGCCGGAACCATCACGCCGGATCACGCTGAAGAATTGCTGTCACTGCTGTTTCTCAAGACTAACGAAATCTGGAACATACTGGAGGAAGCGTTTATCCCCGGCGGCGAAGGCACCGAGGGTAAGACGACGCAAAACGTGGTGGTCGGCGGGGTCGGCCCGGACGGACGCGACGCTACCAACGAGTTGAGCACGATCGGTCTGGACGCCTACGCCGCCGTGCAGACCGTGCAACCCAATTTCGGCGTGCGCTTCGCGCCGGATACGCCGGCGGATTTTGTGCGCCGCGTGGTTCGGTATGCCAAAGACGGCGTTTTGCTGCACCTGTTCAACGATCCGGTCATCATCGACTCTCTTCAGGAGGCGGGGCACACCACGGCCGACGCACGCAATTACGGTGTCGTCGGCTGCCTGGAACCCAACGCCCAAGGTAAAACCTTCGGCTCGACCTTCGCGGTGCAATTCAGCGGCATCAAGTGTCTCGAACTTGCACTGAGCAACGGGGTGGACAACATCTTCGGCTATGCGTCCGGCCCCGAGACCGGCGACCCCGCGGACTTTACGTCGTTTGAGGATGTGTGGACGGCCTACCGCGCGCAATCGGCGCATTTCATGAAGCAGATGGTGTGCGGCATGGCGGCGCTTGACCAAGCCGTTGCGGAACTCGCGCCTTCGCCCTTCGCCTCGGCGATGATCGACGGGCCGCTCGAGAAAGGCCTGGATGTGACACGCGGCGGCGCGGTGTACAACTCGACGGGCGTGGAACTCATCGGCTTCTCCAACGTGGTCGACAGCCTTTACGCCATCAAGAAAGCCGTGTTTGAAGACGGCGTGCTCTCGCCCGCCGATTTGGTCGAACACCTCGCCGAAGACTGGGACGACGCCGAGGAAATGCGCGCCTACCTGGCCCACAAGATCCCGAAATTCGGCAACGACCACGACGCCGTCGACGCCATGGGCGCCTTGGTTGTCGAGCATTTCTGCGACGAGGTCCTGGCGCACGAGAATTTCCGCGGCGGACACTTTTGGCCGGGAATTTTTTCGGTCGGATTTCACGTGGCGATGGGCGCATTCGCCGGGGCGAGCCCCGACGGGCGTCACGCGGGCGACATCTTAGGCAACGGCCTCTCCCCGTCCAACGGCCGGGCGATCAAGGGGCCGACGGCGGTGTTCAATTCGGTGGTCAAGCTGCCGCTGGAACGCGTTCACAACGGCGTGAACCTCAACATGCGTTTCCACGGAGACCGCCTGAAGGCCGAAACACTGCAGTCGCTGGTCCAGACCTACTTCGCTCGGGGCGGCGTGCAAGTGCAATTCAATATGGTGGATTCAGATGTGTTGCGCAGCGCACAGGATAGCCCCGACGAGTACCGCGATCTGGTCGTGCGCGTCAGCGGGTATTCGGCGCTGTTTACCGGGATGAGCCGGATCGCGCAGGACGAGATCATCGCACGCTCGGAATACGAGGCGTGA
- a CDS encoding CoA-transferase codes for MSKVMTMKQAVGKHVEDGAFLFIGGYICRTPFAAIHEIIRQQKKDLTITRSNAADDFDMMIGAGVVKRFIATFLSLGFYGLGRCYRRSLEQGIPHKIEVEEYTNLSLPMMLMAGSMGMPFVPVKDMAGSDLLNVKSFMGDDKYKVIDSPFDGTRTVLVPALNPDLAIIHVQQADENGNAQMWGIGGDCQVGANAAKKVIVTCERLVDRAVIGKDPSRTIVPDFKVVAVVEEPFCAHPGYTPGFYDVDFTFGNLYKEASNTVEGFAEFLDEWVYGLPNRTKYIEHYIRKMGYGAFKNLQAEFDYGYPVSYSY; via the coding sequence ATGTCAAAAGTCATGACCATGAAGCAGGCCGTCGGCAAGCACGTTGAGGACGGCGCCTTTCTATTCATCGGCGGTTACATCTGCCGCACGCCCTTCGCCGCGATCCACGAGATCATCCGGCAGCAAAAGAAAGATCTAACCATCACGCGGTCCAACGCGGCCGACGACTTCGACATGATGATCGGCGCGGGCGTGGTCAAGCGCTTTATCGCCACGTTCCTGTCGCTGGGTTTCTACGGCCTGGGGCGGTGTTACCGGCGCAGCCTGGAACAAGGCATTCCGCACAAGATCGAGGTCGAGGAATACACCAACTTATCGTTGCCGATGATGCTCATGGCCGGCTCGATGGGCATGCCCTTCGTGCCGGTCAAAGACATGGCGGGCTCGGACCTGCTCAACGTCAAGTCGTTTATGGGCGACGACAAATACAAGGTGATCGATTCGCCTTTTGACGGCACCCGAACCGTGCTCGTGCCGGCGCTGAACCCGGACCTCGCGATCATTCACGTGCAACAAGCCGACGAAAACGGCAACGCGCAAATGTGGGGCATCGGCGGCGACTGCCAGGTCGGGGCCAACGCGGCCAAGAAGGTCATCGTCACGTGCGAGCGGCTGGTCGACCGCGCGGTCATCGGCAAGGACCCGTCGCGCACGATCGTGCCCGACTTCAAAGTGGTCGCGGTCGTGGAAGAGCCTTTTTGCGCGCATCCAGGTTACACGCCGGGCTTTTACGATGTCGATTTCACGTTCGGCAACCTCTACAAAGAGGCGTCCAACACCGTCGAGGGCTTCGCGGAGTTTCTCGACGAATGGGTTTACGGCCTGCCCAATCGCACGAAGTACATCGAGCATTACATCCGGAAAATGGGGTACGGCGCTTTCAAGAATCTGCAAGCCGAGTTCGATTACGGTTACCCGGTCAGTTACTCGTACTAA
- a CDS encoding CoA-transferase has product MVEHADDYIKPELMACCGAREIVDDNLVLVGTGFPTMSANIARHTHAPHARLMQESGVYDAQPKRPALSVGDPCLNPGAAMIGGLVEIMGMFLQAGWVDVGFLSGSQVDKFGNINTTVIGDYDNPKSRLPGSGGANPIGSLAKKILIIALHDKRRLTEKVDFITTPGYIDGPGAREKWGLPPDTGPSAIITNKAVMRFDKATGEAYLDTYHPDTTVEEVVAATPWKLNVSDDVHETEPPRTDEIRALREVLDPHRMIRLYIGRGYV; this is encoded by the coding sequence ATGGTTGAACACGCGGACGATTACATCAAACCCGAACTGATGGCCTGTTGCGGCGCGCGGGAGATCGTCGACGACAACCTCGTGCTCGTCGGCACCGGCTTCCCCACGATGTCGGCCAACATCGCCCGGCACACGCATGCGCCCCACGCGCGACTGATGCAGGAGTCGGGCGTCTACGACGCGCAGCCCAAGCGCCCCGCCCTGTCGGTCGGCGACCCCTGCCTCAACCCCGGCGCCGCCATGATCGGCGGCCTCGTGGAAATCATGGGCATGTTCCTGCAAGCGGGCTGGGTGGATGTCGGGTTCTTGTCCGGTAGCCAGGTCGACAAGTTCGGCAACATCAACACGACCGTGATCGGCGACTACGACAACCCCAAAAGCCGACTGCCCGGCAGCGGCGGCGCCAATCCCATCGGCTCGCTGGCGAAAAAAATCTTGATCATTGCGCTGCATGACAAGCGCCGGCTGACGGAGAAGGTCGATTTCATCACCACGCCCGGTTACATCGATGGGCCGGGAGCCCGCGAAAAATGGGGCCTCCCGCCCGACACGGGCCCGTCGGCCATCATCACCAACAAGGCCGTGATGCGCTTCGATAAGGCCACCGGCGAAGCGTATTTGGACACCTACCATCCCGACACGACCGTCGAGGAGGTCGTGGCCGCCACGCCCTGGAAGCTCAATGTCTCCGACGACGTGCACGAAACCGAACCGCCGCGCACCGACGAAATCCGAGCGTTGCGGGAAGTCCTCGATCCGCATCGCATGATCCGCCTCTACATCGGCCGCGGTTACGTATAA
- a CDS encoding MmgE/PrpD family protein has product MDETKKLAEFAASISFDDLPPAVVEKTKHCVLDFCANVYGSLQIEAVQQVIEYIRALGGPPTATVLGAGFATGQHQAAFLNGTLGEALEAQDGLRFGGNHPGVAVIPAALALAESLHLDGRRLLEAIVVGYEVAGRIAAAIHPQHTLAGFLPTGTCGAFGAAAAAAKLLGHDADLMLNALGNAGYLAPLSMA; this is encoded by the coding sequence ATGGACGAAACAAAAAAGCTGGCCGAGTTCGCCGCGTCGATCTCGTTTGATGACCTGCCGCCCGCGGTGGTGGAAAAGACGAAGCACTGCGTCTTGGATTTCTGCGCCAATGTCTACGGCTCCCTGCAAATCGAGGCCGTGCAACAGGTCATCGAGTACATCCGCGCGCTGGGCGGGCCGCCGACCGCAACGGTGCTCGGGGCCGGGTTCGCCACCGGTCAGCATCAAGCCGCGTTTCTCAACGGCACCCTGGGCGAGGCGCTCGAGGCTCAGGACGGCCTGCGCTTCGGCGGCAATCACCCGGGTGTCGCTGTCATCCCGGCGGCGCTTGCGTTGGCCGAGTCGTTGCACCTGGACGGCCGGCGACTGCTGGAGGCGATTGTCGTGGGGTACGAAGTCGCCGGACGAATCGCCGCGGCCATCCATCCGCAGCACACGCTGGCCGGGTTTCTGCCCACCGGCACGTGCGGCGCTTTCGGCGCCGCCGCCGCGGCTGCGAAACTGCTGGGACACGACGCCGATCTCATGCTGAACGCGTTGGGCAACGCCGGGTATCTCGCGCCGCTCTCGATGGCCTAG